Within Methyloversatilis discipulorum, the genomic segment GACGGCATCTGGTGCATAGACCCGATCGACGGCACCACCAACTTCGTCAATGGCATCCCCTTCTTCGGCGTCGCGATCGCCTACATCAAGGAAGGGCGCACCCGTCACGGCGTCGTCTACAACCCGATGACCGACGAAGCCTTCTACGCGGAAGAGGGTGGCGGCGCCTTTCTGAACGGCAATCCGCTGCCGCTGCGCACGCCGGCGCGTCACCTGCTGGATGCGGTGGCCGGCGTCGATTTCAAACGGATTCCGAAGGCACTTGGCGACGCACTGGCCACCCAGTCGCCCTTCTACTCACAGCGCAACTTCGGCTCCAGCGCGCTGGAATGGTGTTTCATCGCCGCCGCGCGGCTGGACGTCTACCTGCATGGTGGCCAGATGATGTGGGACTTCGCCGCCGGCAGCCTGATCGCCGCCGAAGCGGGTGCGCGCTGCTCGATGCTGGACGGCGAGCCGCTGGACATGGCGCCCGGCCGCAAGACACCGGTGGTCGTAGGCGCCAGCGCCGACCTCTACCGCGAATGGATGGACTGGCTGGCCGCACACGGCGGCCGCTGACCTCAGGCGTGGTGAACCGGCAGATGGACCGGCGCCACCTGCGAATTCACCAGCCGGCCGCCCTCGTGCATCAGGAAGTCGCGCAGCGCCAGGGCGGCGGGCAACAGGTTCTTGCGGTCCCTGTATACAACGTGCCAGTTGCGCACGATGGGCGTGCCGGGCGCCGCGATGCGGCACAGCACGCCGGTACGCAGTTCGAGCTGGCAGGTGTGCTCGGACAGGAAGGCCAGGCCCATGCCGGCGATCGCGGCCTGCTTGATGATTTCGTTGCTGGGCAGTTCGATGATTTCAGCAGGTCGTATGCCCTGCTCGACCAGATAGCTCTCCTGCGTCACCCGCGTTCCGGACCCCCGTTCGCGGATCAGGAAGGCCTCCTTGCCCAGATCGTCGGCGGTGACGGCGCGGCCACCGGCCAGCGGATGGCCCTCGCAGGCCAGCACCGACAGCGGGTGTTCGGCAAACACGTGCGCCTCGCAACCCAGCGCAGCCGGCGGACGCCCCATGATGGCGATGTCGATCAGGTTGTCTTCGAGATGACGGAAGATGTCGTCGCGGTTGTGCAGTGAAATGCGCACCTGAACGTCCGGATAGCGCTCGCGGAAGGCCATCAGCAGGCGCGGCGCAACGTATTTGGCGGTACTGACCACGCCGACCGACACCAGGCCCGAATGCCCGCTCGCCATCTGCGCCAGCGCGGCCTCGGCCTCAGCCAGCTGGTGGTCGATGGCGCGCGCGTGGCGGGCGATCTCCATGCCGACCTCGGTCACGCGCAACTTCTTGCCCAGGGTCTCGATCAGAGGAAGGCCGATCAGCCCGTCCAGCGCCTTCACCTGCATCGAAACTGCCGGCTGCGTCAGATGCAGCTCCTCCGCTGCGCGGGAAATCGAGCCCAGTCGCGCGACCGCCTCGAATATTCTCAACTGGCGGAGAGACACCCCGCGCGTCCATTGTGTCGCCATATCAGTCTAAATAAGAATGTTTGATCGATCTTATCAAAACAACTTATTTTCAACCAAGGTCAGTTCCAGATATATTGCACTGCAACAGCAACGGAAACGCAGCGAACACTGCCTCGCAGAACCTGCAAACCGAAGCGACCAGTTTAGCGTCAAAGCCTGTCAGCTCAACAAGAATCGACAGGTGACCCAGGCTCCTCCTCCACAACCTTGTTTGTGGATTCATACCCCGGCTCGCAAGAGTCCGGGGTATTTTTTTGCATTGCACACTCTGTTGCAACGGACGCAACACATCGCTCCAGCGGCGCAGCAACCCCTCTCCCGCACGACAGCGCAGGCAGCCCTGACACGTCGCTTGTGACAGCGATCGTGCGCTGCGGCTACGATGGAATCGACACCGGGACCCGAGGAGGCTGCCATGAGTGAAGGGCGCAAGACCCTGACGCGTTACACCATCGAGGCGCAGCAGCGCCACCCGCACGCCAGCGGGATCTTCTCCAGCCTGCTGAACGCGGTGGCCACCGCCGTGAAGATCATTGCCAATAATGTGAACAAGGGGGCACTGGTCGGTTCGCTCGGCAGCTTCGAGGCAATCGGCAGCGGCGCCGCGATCAATCTGTCCGGCCGCGTCACGCAGAAGCTCGACACGATTGCCAACGAAGCGATGCAGCGCGAGTGCGAATGGGGCGGCCATCTGGCCGCGCTGGCGCCGGAAGGCCTGGAAGGCTTCATCCCGACGCCGGACGAGCCGCCGCGCGGCAAATATCTGTTGCTGTTCGACGCGCTCGACTGCAGCAACAACATCGACGTGAACCTGACTGTGGGCAGCCTGTTTTCGGTGCTGCACGCGCCAAATCCGGGCGCGGAACCCCAGTTGTCCGATTTCCTGCAACCGGGCACCGAACAGGTGTGTGCCGGTTTCGCGCTGTACGGCCCATCGACGATGCTGGTGCTGACCACCGGCGAGGGCGTGGATGGCTTCACGCTCGATCGCGACATCGGCGCCTTCATCCTGACCCACCCGCAGATGCGGATTCCCGAACACACGACCGAATTCGCGATCAACGCGTCGAAATCGCGCTTCTGGGAGCCGCCGGTCAAGCGCTACGTCGAAGAATGCCTGGCCGGCCAGACCGGGCCGCGCGGCGAGGATTTCAATATGCGCTGGATCGCCTCGCTGGTATCGGAAACCTTCCGCGTGCTGACGCGCGGCGGCGTGATCATGTACCCGGAAGACACAATGGAGCCGCCCTCGCCCGGTCGCATTTCGCTGATGTATGAAGCGAACCCGATCGCCTTCCTGATCGAGCAGGCAGGCGGCGAAGCCACCACCGGCCGGCAGCGCATCCTCGAACTGCAGCCGCGCAGCCTGCAGAGCCGCACGCCGCTGATCTTCGGCTCGCGCGAGGAGGTGCGCCGCATCGTCCAGTACCACACGGAGAGCGACCAGGGACTCGATCGGGAATACACTTCGCCGCTCTTCAACGTGCGCGGCCTGTTCTCGGCACTCTGAGCGGTCGCGCGCACCAGCCCACTGGAAAACACTCCGGATGTCCGCCCGCCACCCTGTCATCGCGATCACCGGCTCGTCCGGAGCCGGCACGAGCACGGTCACGCGCACCTTCCAGCACATCTTCCGTCGCGAAGGCGTGAACCCGGTCATCGTCGAGGGCGACGCCTTCCATCGCTACGACCGTGAAGAGATGAAAGCAGCGATGGCGCGCGAAGCCGCCGCCGGCAACGAGCACTTCAGCCACTTCGGCCCTGACGCCAACCTGTTCGAGGAACTGGAAACACTGTTCCGGCAGTACGGCACCGACGGCAGCGGACGCATCCGGAAATACCTGCACAACGAGTGCGAGGCCGCGCCCTACCAGCAGGCGCCGGGCACTTTCACGCCGTGGGAGGACATCCCGGCTGGCACCGACATCCTGTTCTACGAAGGCCTGCACGGCGCGGTGAAGACCGACAAGGTCGATATCGCGCAGCATGTGGATCTGCGGATCGGCGTGGTGCCCATCATCAACCTCGAGTGGATACAGAAGCTGCACCGCGACCGCGAACAGCGCGGCTACACGACCGAGGCGGTGACCGATACCATCCTGCGCCGGATGCCGGAGTATGTGCACTTCATCTGTTCGCAGTTCGAGAACACGCACATCAACTTCCAGCGCGTGCCGATGGTGGATACGTCCAATCCCTTCATCGCGCGCTCGATACCGACGCCGGAAGAATCGATGGTGGTGATCCGCTTCGCCAACCCGCGGGGCATCGATTTCCAGTACCTGCTGGCGATGATGGGCGGCGCCTTCATGTCGCGCGCCAACACCATCGTGATTCCGGGCGGCAAGA encodes:
- a CDS encoding class 1 fructose-bisphosphatase gives rise to the protein MSEGRKTLTRYTIEAQQRHPHASGIFSSLLNAVATAVKIIANNVNKGALVGSLGSFEAIGSGAAINLSGRVTQKLDTIANEAMQRECEWGGHLAALAPEGLEGFIPTPDEPPRGKYLLLFDALDCSNNIDVNLTVGSLFSVLHAPNPGAEPQLSDFLQPGTEQVCAGFALYGPSTMLVLTTGEGVDGFTLDRDIGAFILTHPQMRIPEHTTEFAINASKSRFWEPPVKRYVEECLAGQTGPRGEDFNMRWIASLVSETFRVLTRGGVIMYPEDTMEPPSPGRISLMYEANPIAFLIEQAGGEATTGRQRILELQPRSLQSRTPLIFGSREEVRRIVQYHTESDQGLDREYTSPLFNVRGLFSAL
- a CDS encoding LysR family transcriptional regulator — protein: MATQWTRGVSLRQLRIFEAVARLGSISRAAEELHLTQPAVSMQVKALDGLIGLPLIETLGKKLRVTEVGMEIARHARAIDHQLAEAEAALAQMASGHSGLVSVGVVSTAKYVAPRLLMAFRERYPDVQVRISLHNRDDIFRHLEDNLIDIAIMGRPPAALGCEAHVFAEHPLSVLACEGHPLAGGRAVTADDLGKEAFLIRERGSGTRVTQESYLVEQGIRPAEIIELPSNEIIKQAAIAGMGLAFLSEHTCQLELRTGVLCRIAAPGTPIVRNWHVVYRDRKNLLPAALALRDFLMHEGGRLVNSQVAPVHLPVHHA
- a CDS encoding phosphoribulokinase, with translation MSARHPVIAITGSSGAGTSTVTRTFQHIFRREGVNPVIVEGDAFHRYDREEMKAAMAREAAAGNEHFSHFGPDANLFEELETLFRQYGTDGSGRIRKYLHNECEAAPYQQAPGTFTPWEDIPAGTDILFYEGLHGAVKTDKVDIAQHVDLRIGVVPIINLEWIQKLHRDREQRGYTTEAVTDTILRRMPEYVHFICSQFENTHINFQRVPMVDTSNPFIARSIPTPEESMVVIRFANPRGIDFQYLLAMMGGAFMSRANTIVIPGGKIDLAMQLIFTPLILRLVENGRKARARY
- a CDS encoding inositol monophosphatase family protein, coding for MSSTTLLQIVDTARSVAREVIMPHFLTAQRNQKDDGSLFTVVDLAAQEALIERLPRIIDRPVLGEEMPESLQLRLWHEGHDGIWCIDPIDGTTNFVNGIPFFGVAIAYIKEGRTRHGVVYNPMTDEAFYAEEGGGAFLNGNPLPLRTPARHLLDAVAGVDFKRIPKALGDALATQSPFYSQRNFGSSALEWCFIAAARLDVYLHGGQMMWDFAAGSLIAAEAGARCSMLDGEPLDMAPGRKTPVVVGASADLYREWMDWLAAHGGR